From Streptomyces sp. SCSIO 75703:
GACCTCTGGCGCCCGACTATACACACCGGCCGATACCGATCAGTGACCTGATGGGCTTGTCAACTGGCCGTCTTCGCACCTCAGTAGGCGACACCCCACCCGTTCCGATCGGAGGGTGATCACACCCCCACGGACGGTGACTTCACCCGACTTCCTCCCGCCTGCACCCCTTTTCATCCCTCTTGCGGCCATCCGAGTGGTGTTCATCTGAACATCGCGGCGGCGCGGGCGTCGGTCCACCACTTCACGATCCACATACACATCATGAGGAAAGTACGCAAATCGCCCAACCTGAAAGTGAGGGGCCATGGCCCGGAACAAGGTCATGACGCTGTGGACCGCCATCGTCACCGCCTTCCTCGCGCTCTGCGCGGCGCTCGGCTTCGTCTCCACGACGGCCGCCGCGGCCGTACCGCAGACCGGCACCCACAGCAACACGGAGCGCGCGGCCGAGCGGACCGCACCCGCGGCGGCGTCCCGGCCCTGGTCCCGACCCGGCTCCCTGCCCCCCACGATGAAGCAGCGCATCCGCGCCGAGGCCCACGGCTCGGCTCCCCGGTGCCGGCACATCCCCCCGGCCGACACGGCCCGCTCCGCCGGCCCCCTGTGCGGCGTCCCCGAGCCCCCGGCCCAGCACACGGCACCGCTCCAGCGCTGAGCACCCCTTCGCGGACCCCGTCCGCGCCCGACGCCCCGGCGATTGCGTACCCCGAACCACGCGTCCAAGGCCCGGCAGCTCCCAGAGCCGCCGGGCCTTCGCCGTTCCCCAAGGCCCCCGCCCTCGCCGAGCACCCGGGCGCGGGAGAGTCCAGCGGGAGACGGGACGCCGGGAGCACGGGGCCGGCGGACGCACCGCCGACCGGCTGTCAGACCGCGACCGGCACGGCGCTGCCCGTCATCGCCCTCATGTCCATCGCGCGCCCCGCCTACGACCACGGCGTCGCGGGCCGCACCGACGGCCCCGCGAGCAGCGGCACCCGCGCCCCACCCGTCCACCGGGGCCGCCCCCGCACGGCACGTGACAGCCGCCGGTGTCAGCGCAGAGTGCCGGCCTTGAAAGATCCGACCTGGGTGCCTCAGGAGAGCGGCGCCTCTGAGTACCCGTGCTCATGTGCGGTGCCCGCCAGAAGAGCATGCTGGCCGCGTGTGCTCGGCAGATCTTCACCTGAAGACGGGACGGCGGTGGGCATGAGGCGGGCGAACGAGCCGTCAACCGGCCGACAGATCGGGGTCAGCGTGGCGCTCCTCGTCATCGACCTCATGGTCGTCGCCGGGATGCTGTACGGCTACGGGATAGCGGGATGGGCCGACAGCTACGACAGTGACAGTGGCAGTCCGTCGAGTGCGTCGGAGACGGCATCGGGGGCTGCGTGGCTCCTGGGAGGCGGCGCGGTGGTCACGGGCGGTGGCCTCCTCGCCCTGGGATGGCGTATTCCCGGCCTCGCGCAGGTGGTTGTCCTCGGGTGCGGTGCGGCGCTGTTCTCGCATCTCGCCGGCGGAAGCTAGCGCGCGTCTGCCCAGCCGGAGGCGGGAAGCGCGCTCGGCGGACGACCGCGGCCGGGGCTTGATGAGGCGGAGCGAGCGGCAACAGCCCTGTTCGAGCGCTCGGGGCTGATGCCAGCAGGAACGCAAAGACCCCCAGTGGCTACCGACTGGGGGTCTTCCGTCTGGTGGGGCTAACAGGATTTGAACCTGTGGCCTCATCCTTATCAGGTCGATCAGAGGCGGTCGGCGGCCCTGGGGAACCTGCTGCGTCCCTTGTCTGCTGGTCCGCCGAGGTTCGCTTCTGATCGCCACTAGCCGGGCTTGTTGGTGTCAGGCGCTGATGTCACGCTCAGGCTCGGTCTTGACAAACTGACCGGTCGACCCCCGCTGCGCGCCCGCCATTCTGGGGCGCGACGCGCTTTCAGCAATGAATCCGCAGTTCGCCTTCGTTGCAGAGGATGACGACCTGGTCCCCCGTCTCAAGAACGTGGAAGTGGCGCTCACGCGCGATCTTGATGATCTCTTCCAACGCACCAAACCGCTCCACGTCGTAGATCGACCGGCGCACGACGCCACCTTGACTCGCCTGCGCCGCCCGGAATATCTGATCAACC
This genomic window contains:
- a CDS encoding N-(5'-phosphoribosyl)anthranilate isomerase, whose product is MGAWVDQIFRAAQASQGGVVRRSIYDVERFGALEEIIKIARERHFHVLETGDQVVILCNEGELRIHC
- a CDS encoding DUF6344 domain-containing protein, which produces MARNKVMTLWTAIVTAFLALCAALGFVSTTAAAAVPQTGTHSNTERAAERTAPAAASRPWSRPGSLPPTMKQRIRAEAHGSAPRCRHIPPADTARSAGPLCGVPEPPAQHTAPLQR